Genomic segment of Erythrobacter sp. BLCC-B19:
GGCTGGGCGCAGTGGTGCCCGGCGCGGATCGCGACGTTGCTTTCGTCAAGGATCGTGCCGAGATCGTGCGGGTGGATGTCGTCCAGCGCGAAACTGACGATTCCGGCACTGTCGGCGGGGCCGAACAGGCGCACATCGTTCATTGCGCCCAGTTCGCGGCGGAGCTTGGCGACGAGCTGTTGCTCGTGGGCGTGGATGTGCGCGGGGCCGATGGCGCTGACGTAGTCCACGGCAGCCGCAAAGGCGACCGCCTCGGTGATCGCAGGGGTGCCCGCCTCGAACCGCTGCGGCCCGCTGGCATAGGTGGTCTTGGCGAAGGTTACCCGGTCGATCATCGCCCCGCCGCCCTGATAGGGGGGCATTGCGGCGAGAATGTCCGCCCGCGCCCACAGCGCCCCGATCCCGGTCGGGCCGTAGAGCTTGTGCGCGGAGAAGACGTAGAAGTCGCAAGCCAGTGCCGCGACATCGACCCCCATGTGCGGCGCGCTCTGGCACCCGTCGAGCAGCAGCTTCGCGCCCACCCTGTGCGCCAATGCGGCAGCGCGCGGGGCATCGAGCAGCGCGCCGGTGACGTTCGAGACATGGCCCAGCGCGACCAGCTTGTGCCGCTCGGTCAGCATCGCCTCTGCCGCATCGAGGTCGATCCGG
This window contains:
- a CDS encoding aminotransferase class V-fold PLP-dependent enzyme, which gives rise to MNAPATIERDLRADFPGMVTHDGTPWHYLDTAATAQKPRSVIDAMARALGEDYATVHRGVYTRSAEMTLAYEAARRTVARFIGGTEDELVFTRGATEAINLVAQTWGRANLKPGDRILLSQAEHHSNIVPWQMVAEEVGAQIDVCPLTDDHRIDLDAAEAMLTERHKLVALGHVSNVTGALLDAPRAAALAHRVGAKLLLDGCQSAPHMGVDVAALACDFYVFSAHKLYGPTGIGALWARADILAAMPPYQGGGAMIDRVTFAKTTYASGPQRFEAGTPAITEAVAFAAAVDYVSAIGPAHIHAHEQQLVAKLRRELGAMNDVRLFGPADSAGIVSFALDDIHPHDLGTILDESNVAIRAGHHCAQPLMDYLGVPATARASFGLYSTEADVDALLAGIARTRKIFGRG